A DNA window from Halomonas zincidurans B6 contains the following coding sequences:
- a CDS encoding helicase-related protein — MEIIDNVSQLLGDDLKDTLRPGARLKVAASCFSIYAYEALKDELEALESIEFIFTSPTFVPDQASDKFRKEHREFHIPKAERERSVHGSEFEIQLKNKLTQRAIARECADWMRRKARFRSNRGQAAMQPFAGVAAPGGDTVYMPLQGFTAMDLGYQQGNAVSNFVTRFSEPAHTSQFMALFDQLWQDEEKLGDVTERLREHIASVYRENPPERIYFLMLYHIFHEFLEDLSEDVLPNDRTGYQDSVIWQKLFNFQRDAATGVINKLETYNGCILADSVGLGKTFTALAVIKYYELRNRSVLVLCPKKLADNWLTYNRNLTTNVLAQDRLNYDVLCHTDLQRTRGESFGMPLDRVNWGNYDLVVIDESHNFRNNDVYKDRETRYQKLMNQVIRAGVKTKVLMLSATPVNNRFTDLKNQLALAYEGEAENLTRHLSGAKDIEGIFRRAQATFNEWSALPPGKRTTGAILQALDFDFFELLDSVTIARSRRHIETFYDTSDIGSFPERRRPLSFHCPLTHRPGVIGFNEIFQQLSQLKLSVYAPISYILPSRLKKYEEMYDTEVSSGGGSFKQVDREKSLQALMTTNLLKRLESSVAAFRLTLEGLQNSYQIILDKIAAFKQTGRSESFADITASFEDADPDDDSIPMPGDTTVGKKIQISLEDMDLPSWEHDLSTDLVWVELLLEEMAKVTPADDAKLQHLKTQIASKLASPINPGNRKVLIFTAFADTAKYLYDNLAPVLLESQGVHTGLVTGSDAPKSTIGAMPNSRQHYDFQGLLTLFAPQAKSKAVVYPNEPRELDILIGTDCISEGQNLQDCDTLINYDIHWNPVRIIQRFGRIDRIGSPNASIQLVNYWPDISLDEYINLKERVENRMVIADVTATGDDNVLNAQSNDVAYRREQLRRLQDEVVEMEDLKSGVSITDLGLNEFRMDLLGYMKENGDLSHIPNGLHTVVPARPEKGLQPGAIFTLRNLNQRVGHQGSGLQQQNRLHPFYLVYISHTGEVISDYTEVKRLLDLARTACKGVSDPVEAVYRPFNEETQDGREMHAYSALLDEAIRSMIEVKEDKDIDSLFSGGETTALVDTIAGLDDFELITFIVIREAGSAINIDTSTERHAASGESEKEA; from the coding sequence ATGGAGATCATCGACAACGTCAGTCAGCTGCTCGGCGACGACTTGAAGGACACCCTGCGGCCCGGTGCGCGACTCAAGGTTGCTGCCTCCTGCTTTTCGATCTACGCCTACGAGGCGCTCAAGGATGAATTGGAGGCGCTGGAGTCGATCGAGTTCATCTTCACCTCACCCACCTTCGTGCCGGACCAGGCGAGCGACAAGTTTCGCAAGGAGCACCGCGAGTTCCACATCCCCAAGGCGGAGCGTGAGCGCAGTGTCCACGGCAGCGAATTCGAGATTCAGCTCAAGAACAAGCTGACCCAGCGGGCCATCGCCCGCGAATGCGCCGATTGGATGCGTCGCAAGGCCCGCTTCCGCTCCAACCGGGGCCAGGCCGCCATGCAGCCCTTTGCCGGCGTCGCGGCCCCAGGCGGCGATACGGTCTATATGCCGCTGCAGGGCTTCACGGCGATGGATCTGGGTTACCAGCAGGGCAACGCGGTCTCCAACTTCGTCACTCGCTTCAGCGAGCCAGCCCACACGTCTCAGTTCATGGCTCTCTTCGATCAGCTGTGGCAGGACGAGGAGAAGCTCGGGGACGTCACCGAACGGCTGCGCGAGCATATCGCTTCGGTCTACCGGGAAAACCCACCGGAGCGGATCTACTTCCTGATGCTCTACCACATCTTCCATGAGTTCCTGGAAGACTTAAGCGAGGACGTGCTGCCCAACGACCGCACCGGCTACCAGGACAGCGTCATCTGGCAGAAGCTGTTCAACTTCCAGCGCGACGCGGCCACTGGTGTTATCAACAAGCTGGAGACCTACAACGGCTGCATCCTGGCCGACAGCGTGGGGCTCGGGAAGACCTTCACCGCCTTGGCGGTCATCAAGTACTACGAGCTGCGCAACCGCTCCGTGTTGGTGCTGTGCCCCAAGAAGCTCGCCGACAACTGGCTGACCTACAACCGCAACCTGACCACCAACGTGCTGGCCCAGGACCGCCTGAATTACGATGTGCTCTGTCATACCGACCTGCAGCGCACCCGCGGGGAATCCTTCGGCATGCCGCTGGATCGCGTCAACTGGGGCAACTACGATCTGGTGGTGATCGACGAGTCGCACAACTTTCGCAACAACGACGTCTACAAGGATCGCGAGACGCGCTACCAGAAACTGATGAATCAGGTCATCCGTGCCGGGGTGAAGACCAAGGTGCTTATGCTCTCGGCCACTCCGGTCAACAACCGCTTCACTGATCTGAAGAACCAGCTGGCCTTGGCCTATGAAGGCGAGGCCGAGAACCTGACTCGCCACCTGAGCGGTGCCAAGGATATCGAGGGCATCTTCCGCCGCGCTCAGGCCACCTTCAACGAGTGGTCGGCGCTCCCGCCGGGGAAGCGCACCACGGGCGCCATCCTGCAGGCGCTGGATTTCGACTTCTTCGAGCTGTTGGACAGCGTCACCATCGCCCGCTCACGCCGGCATATCGAAACCTTCTACGACACCAGCGATATCGGCAGCTTCCCGGAGCGCCGCAGGCCGCTCTCGTTTCACTGCCCGCTCACTCACCGACCCGGCGTGATCGGCTTCAACGAGATCTTCCAGCAGCTCTCCCAGCTCAAGCTCTCCGTCTACGCCCCGATCAGCTACATCTTGCCCAGCCGCCTCAAGAAGTACGAGGAGATGTACGACACCGAAGTGTCCAGTGGAGGCGGTAGCTTCAAGCAGGTGGACCGAGAGAAGAGCCTGCAGGCCCTGATGACGACCAACCTGCTCAAGCGCCTGGAGAGCTCGGTGGCGGCGTTTCGCCTGACCCTGGAGGGGTTGCAGAATAGCTACCAGATCATTCTGGATAAGATTGCGGCCTTCAAACAGACCGGCCGTTCGGAGAGCTTCGCGGACATCACCGCGTCCTTCGAAGACGCCGACCCCGATGACGACAGCATCCCCATGCCGGGCGATACCACGGTGGGCAAGAAGATCCAGATCAGCCTGGAGGACATGGATCTGCCGTCCTGGGAGCATGACCTGAGCACCGACCTGGTGTGGGTCGAGCTGCTGCTGGAGGAAATGGCCAAGGTCACCCCGGCCGACGATGCCAAGCTGCAGCACCTCAAGACCCAGATCGCCAGCAAGCTGGCCTCGCCGATTAATCCGGGCAACCGCAAGGTGCTGATCTTCACCGCCTTCGCGGATACCGCCAAGTACCTCTACGACAATCTGGCGCCTGTATTGCTGGAGAGCCAGGGTGTGCACACCGGCCTGGTTACCGGCAGCGACGCCCCGAAATCGACGATTGGGGCCATGCCCAATAGTCGCCAGCACTACGACTTCCAGGGCCTGCTGACGCTGTTCGCCCCGCAGGCCAAGAGCAAGGCCGTGGTGTACCCCAATGAACCCCGCGAGCTGGACATCCTGATCGGGACCGACTGCATCTCGGAAGGCCAGAACCTGCAGGACTGCGACACTCTGATCAACTACGACATCCACTGGAACCCGGTGCGCATCATCCAGCGCTTCGGGCGCATCGACCGCATCGGCTCGCCCAACGCCAGCATCCAGCTGGTCAACTACTGGCCGGACATCAGCCTGGACGAGTACATCAACCTCAAGGAGCGCGTCGAGAACCGCATGGTGATCGCCGACGTCACCGCCACCGGGGACGACAACGTGCTCAACGCCCAATCCAACGACGTCGCCTACCGTCGCGAGCAGCTGCGTCGCCTGCAGGATGAAGTGGTGGAGATGGAGGACCTCAAGTCCGGCGTGTCGATCACTGACCTGGGCCTGAACGAGTTTCGCATGGACCTGCTGGGCTACATGAAGGAGAACGGCGACCTGAGCCATATTCCCAACGGGCTGCATACCGTCGTGCCGGCTCGCCCAGAGAAAGGCCTGCAGCCTGGGGCCATCTTCACCCTGCGCAATCTCAATCAGCGGGTAGGTCACCAAGGAAGCGGCCTACAGCAGCAGAACCGCCTGCACCCCTTCTACCTGGTCTACATCAGCCACACCGGCGAGGTGATCAGCGACTACACCGAGGTCAAGCGCCTGCTCGACCTGGCACGCACTGCATGCAAGGGGGTGAGCGATCCCGTCGAAGCCGTCTATCGCCCCTTCAACGAGGAAACCCAGGACGGCAGGGAGATGCACGCCTATTCGGCGCTACTGGATGAAGCCATCCGCTCGATGATCGAGGTGAAGGAAGACAAGGACATCGACAGCCTGTTCAGCGGCGGCGAAACCACGGCGCTGGTCGATACCATCGCAGGTCTCGACGACTTCGAGCTGATCACCTTCATCGTCATTCGTGAGGCGGGCTCGGCCATAAACATAGACACGAGCACGGAGCGCCATGCGGCCAGCGGGGAAAGCGAGAAAGAAGCATGA
- a CDS encoding response regulator: MGKENAARIFVVEDHVLMQKMLNEFISQEADLEVCATADSGEAALENLAQASPDLMLIDLSLPGVSGLDLISSVKALYPQLPCAILSGHGERHYAEQAMAAGAQGYVLKGDPGELPSAIRQMMQGERYISKALQY, from the coding sequence ATGGGTAAAGAGAACGCGGCACGCATCTTCGTCGTCGAAGATCATGTGCTCATGCAGAAAATGCTCAATGAGTTCATTTCGCAGGAAGCGGACCTGGAGGTCTGCGCCACTGCCGACTCCGGCGAGGCGGCCCTGGAGAATCTCGCCCAGGCCTCGCCGGATCTCATGCTGATCGACCTGTCGTTGCCCGGGGTCAGCGGGCTCGACCTCATCAGTTCGGTGAAGGCTCTCTATCCCCAACTGCCCTGCGCCATCCTGTCCGGCCATGGCGAGCGGCACTATGCCGAGCAGGCCATGGCCGCCGGCGCCCAAGGCTATGTCTTGAAGGGCGACCCCGGCGAGCTGCCTAGCGCCATTCGCCAGATGATGCAGGGCGAGCGCTATATCAGCAAAGCCCTGCAGTATTGA
- a CDS encoding KGG domain-containing protein: MPPADGNVANDPEKASEAGHKGGKNSNGGGRNS; the protein is encoded by the coding sequence ATCCCTCCCGCCGATGGCAATGTTGCCAACGATCCGGAAAAAGCCTCTGAAGCTGGCCACAAGGGCGGCAAGAACAGCAATGGTGGCGGTCGCAACTCTTAA
- a CDS encoding sensor domain-containing diguanylate cyclase translates to MKSWKREPVKRVLQLFGAGIKSMHKRLLLGLALGWIAIVFALLVSTWFTGQRQIREVNDNHLKYEATLIAERVENDLSLRLDALQRLGRTLDPSMVDNPAYLNAKLEQNVLLGMVDTLVVINAQGRIVSGSPYQPKMYGVDVSDRTYFQFQRQVGRPYVSEPFINRVTQSPVVMLAVPLRDGGGEFIGMVGGVVNILNGSLFDRLRRIRIGDEGYAIIATASGRILVHPNSSWIFKSAPSAEQNPWLDLALSGWEGTALGPTANGDIALQAYEQVWLANWVVGVFLPRDQAYAPLEWFVRHLWLVGGVTVLVMLALLWWLLNQALRPLQSLERQIEAVGEGHRDFVAVDTRALEIQRVADTFNRVAQSRRDAESRLHDRQAFLDAVLASSPVGMFVYGLDGEIRYVNPAMVEMTGYSLEQFRSRGHAERAHPDDRDDVADLWRSSLSSGRDFQRQYRYLKANGEVIWVESHATLVRMESGAPLGFVGTLKDITEHQQVAALQRWEAEHDPLTGLLNRRGFERRLDEALADWLKGRVVAALILFDLDHFKPINDEGGHALGDEMLKMIADAIGTKVRKSDFLARYGGDEFAVLMPGCGLEQARQTAEALRRAVEALSVEHAGKRYSVTLSLGVTDLQDDDSDSDHPMRRADQASYLAKEQGRNCIVVTDT, encoded by the coding sequence TTGAAAAGCTGGAAACGTGAACCGGTGAAGCGCGTGCTGCAACTGTTCGGTGCCGGGATCAAGTCGATGCACAAGCGATTGCTGCTCGGATTGGCGCTGGGCTGGATCGCGATCGTGTTTGCCTTGCTGGTGTCGACCTGGTTCACCGGCCAGCGCCAGATTCGTGAAGTCAACGACAATCACCTGAAGTACGAAGCGACGCTTATCGCCGAGCGGGTCGAAAACGATCTGTCCTTGCGCCTGGATGCCTTGCAGCGCCTTGGCAGAACGCTCGATCCGTCGATGGTCGACAACCCCGCCTATCTGAACGCCAAGCTGGAACAGAACGTTTTGTTGGGCATGGTTGATACGTTGGTCGTTATCAATGCCCAGGGGCGAATCGTCAGCGGGTCGCCCTATCAACCGAAAATGTACGGCGTTGATGTCTCCGATCGTACGTATTTTCAGTTTCAACGCCAAGTGGGCAGGCCCTACGTCAGTGAACCTTTCATCAACCGGGTGACTCAGTCACCGGTGGTCATGCTTGCCGTACCCCTGCGCGATGGTGGAGGCGAGTTTATCGGCATGGTAGGCGGCGTAGTAAATATCCTTAACGGCAGTCTGTTCGATAGATTAAGGCGTATCCGGATTGGAGATGAAGGCTACGCTATCATTGCTACGGCTTCTGGCCGGATATTGGTCCATCCGAACAGCAGCTGGATTTTCAAGTCGGCCCCCTCGGCCGAGCAGAATCCGTGGCTCGACCTGGCGCTGTCCGGCTGGGAGGGCACCGCGCTGGGGCCTACCGCCAACGGCGACATCGCCTTGCAGGCCTATGAACAAGTGTGGCTGGCCAACTGGGTGGTCGGCGTCTTTTTGCCGCGTGACCAGGCTTATGCGCCACTCGAGTGGTTCGTGCGGCACCTGTGGCTGGTCGGGGGCGTCACGGTACTGGTCATGCTGGCGTTGCTGTGGTGGCTGCTCAATCAGGCCTTGAGGCCGCTGCAAAGCCTGGAGCGCCAGATCGAGGCCGTCGGCGAGGGGCATCGGGACTTCGTCGCCGTCGATACCCGCGCACTCGAGATTCAGCGGGTCGCCGATACCTTCAATCGCGTGGCGCAAAGTCGCCGCGACGCTGAGAGTCGGCTGCACGATCGCCAGGCCTTCCTCGACGCCGTGCTGGCGTCGTCGCCGGTGGGCATGTTCGTCTACGGCCTCGATGGCGAGATTCGCTACGTCAATCCGGCAATGGTGGAAATGACCGGGTACAGTCTGGAGCAGTTCCGCTCGCGTGGGCATGCCGAGCGCGCCCACCCCGACGACCGCGACGATGTCGCCGATCTGTGGCGCTCGAGCTTGAGTTCGGGGCGCGACTTCCAGCGCCAGTATCGCTACCTCAAGGCCAACGGCGAGGTGATCTGGGTCGAATCCCACGCCACGCTGGTGCGCATGGAGTCCGGGGCGCCGCTGGGCTTCGTCGGCACCCTCAAGGACATCACCGAGCACCAGCAGGTCGCCGCGCTGCAACGCTGGGAAGCCGAGCACGACCCGCTCACCGGGCTGCTCAACCGGCGCGGCTTCGAACGCCGACTCGACGAGGCGCTGGCCGATTGGCTCAAGGGGCGCGTCGTCGCGGCGCTGATCCTGTTCGATCTGGACCATTTCAAGCCGATCAACGACGAGGGCGGTCATGCGCTGGGCGACGAGATGCTCAAGATGATCGCCGACGCCATCGGCACCAAGGTGCGCAAGAGCGATTTCCTGGCCCGCTATGGCGGCGATGAGTTCGCGGTGTTGATGCCGGGTTGCGGCCTGGAACAGGCGCGCCAGACGGCCGAAGCGCTGCGCCGGGCGGTGGAGGCCCTGAGCGTCGAGCATGCGGGCAAGCGCTACAGCGTGACGCTCAGCCTGGGCGTGACCGACCTGCAGGACGATGATAGCGACAGCGATCACCCCATGCGCCGCGCCGACCAGGCGAGTTATCTCGCCAAGGAGCAGGGCCGGAACTGTATCGTGGTAACCGATACCTGA
- a CDS encoding ABC transporter permease, with amino-acid sequence MSAQRFLNWGLRLYIGAFFIYLFLPLVIMGTATFNDSRFPTITPWRGATLKWFAELAADDGMWAALGNSLLVAAGVLCLAVPIGVACALFLTTVESRGKPFVYGLILSPLLTPGVIIGISTLIFWRQFDVAGGTLLTVLGQTTFISAYVMLMVMARLQRFDRTLERAALDLGASPWQAFRRVLLPFLRPAILSAAVIAFLQSFENYNTSLFVVGYDTTLTVYIASKVRTGLTPAVNALGLILIVITVALAVIYEIKRRREARARTPLG; translated from the coding sequence ATGAGTGCGCAACGTTTTTTGAACTGGGGGCTGCGCCTGTATATCGGCGCGTTCTTCATCTACCTGTTCCTGCCGCTGGTGATCATGGGCACGGCGACCTTCAACGACAGCCGCTTTCCGACCATCACGCCCTGGCGAGGGGCGACGCTCAAGTGGTTCGCCGAACTGGCCGCCGATGACGGCATGTGGGCGGCACTGGGCAACAGCCTGCTGGTGGCCGCCGGCGTGCTGTGCCTGGCGGTACCGATCGGGGTGGCCTGCGCGTTGTTCCTGACCACCGTGGAAAGCCGTGGCAAGCCGTTCGTCTATGGCCTGATCCTGTCGCCGCTGCTCACGCCCGGGGTGATCATCGGCATCTCGACGCTGATCTTCTGGCGCCAGTTCGACGTTGCCGGCGGTACGCTGCTCACGGTGCTGGGTCAGACCACCTTCATCTCGGCCTATGTGATGCTGATGGTCATGGCCCGCCTGCAGCGCTTCGACCGAACCCTGGAACGTGCCGCCCTGGACCTGGGCGCTTCGCCCTGGCAGGCGTTTCGTCGGGTATTGCTGCCGTTTCTCCGGCCGGCAATCCTGTCGGCGGCGGTGATCGCCTTCCTGCAATCCTTCGAGAACTACAACACCTCGCTGTTCGTGGTCGGTTACGACACCACCCTGACCGTGTATATTGCCTCCAAGGTGCGTACCGGTCTGACCCCGGCGGTCAACGCGCTGGGCTTGATCCTGATCGTGATTACCGTGGCGCTGGCGGTGATCTACGAGATCAAGCGCAGGCGTGAGGCCCGCGCTCGAACGCCGCTCGGCTGA